From the genome of Actinomycetota bacterium, one region includes:
- a CDS encoding V-type ATP synthase subunit D gives MAGLRVNPNRMELLKLRRRRDVARRGHKLLKDKLDELMKEFLARIASGRQLRREVEEGLRGAYGLFAIARAEAGSAEVTQALLAGEPAEVLHAGEMSVMSVRVPVFGEPALSEPAGYSFATTPAVLDQALARLTAVAPLMIELAAREKAIELLAAEIERTRRRVNALEYVLLPQLESAVREIRMKLDEAERSDLARLMKVKEMLEAEGRG, from the coding sequence GTGGCAGGCCTGCGGGTCAATCCGAACCGCATGGAGCTGCTCAAGTTGCGCCGCCGCCGCGACGTCGCGAGGCGCGGCCACAAGCTGCTCAAGGACAAGCTCGACGAGCTGATGAAGGAGTTCCTCGCGCGCATCGCGTCCGGCCGGCAGCTGCGGCGCGAGGTCGAGGAGGGATTGCGCGGCGCCTACGGGCTGTTCGCGATCGCGCGCGCCGAGGCCGGGAGCGCCGAGGTGACCCAGGCCCTGCTCGCCGGCGAGCCCGCGGAGGTGCTGCATGCGGGTGAGATGAGCGTGATGAGCGTGCGCGTGCCGGTCTTCGGCGAGCCGGCGCTCAGCGAGCCGGCAGGCTACTCGTTCGCGACCACACCCGCGGTGCTCGACCAAGCGCTCGCCCGGTTGACAGCCGTGGCGCCGCTGATGATCGAGCTGGCCGCGCGCGAGAAGGCGATCGAGCTGCTCGCCGCCGAGATCGAGCGCACGCGCCGGCGTGTCAACGCGCTCGAGTACGTGCTGCTGCCGCAGCTCGAGTCGGCCGTGCGCGAGATCCGCATGAAGCTCGACGAGGCCGAGCGCTCGGACCTCGCGCGGCTGATGAAGGTCAAGGAGATGCTCGAGGCCGAAGGGCGGGGGTGA
- a CDS encoding chemotaxis protein CheB, which translates to MSMLDPIATGVPMMSGPPSAVIVGASTGGPPALETVLSALPADLPVPVAVCQHMPAGFTAGWAERLNGLCRIRVCEAVNRQAFGPRCVYIAPIGLHMRLKRSERGVTVRLDEDFADSLHVPSIDMLMSSAAEVFGSRALAVELTGLGSDGALGMLAVRRAGGHTIAQAPESCTAPSMPESAIELGAAGEILALDFIGARIRALAMGGS; encoded by the coding sequence GTGTCGATGCTGGACCCGATAGCCACCGGCGTCCCGATGATGTCGGGCCCGCCGTCCGCCGTCATCGTCGGTGCGTCCACCGGCGGACCGCCGGCGCTCGAGACGGTCCTGTCGGCGCTGCCCGCCGACCTGCCCGTCCCGGTGGCGGTCTGCCAGCACATGCCCGCTGGGTTCACCGCCGGCTGGGCGGAGCGTCTGAACGGCCTGTGCCGCATCCGGGTCTGCGAGGCCGTCAACCGCCAGGCGTTCGGCCCGCGCTGCGTCTACATCGCCCCGATCGGGCTGCACATGCGGCTGAAGCGCTCCGAGCGCGGCGTCACGGTGCGGCTCGACGAGGACTTCGCCGACTCGCTGCACGTGCCGTCCATCGACATGCTCATGAGCTCGGCCGCCGAGGTCTTCGGCAGCCGGGCGCTGGCGGTCGAGCTGACCGGGCTCGGCTCCGACGGCGCGCTGGGGATGCTCGCGGTGCGACGTGCCGGCGGTCACACGATCGCGCAGGCCCCCGAGAGCTGCACGGCGCCGTCGATGCCCGAGTCCGCCATCGAACTCGGCGCGGCCGGCGAGATCCTGGCGCTCGACTTCATCGGCGCGCGGATACGCGCGCTGGCGATGGGCGGCTCCTGA
- a CDS encoding V-type ATP synthase subunit B, translating into GLGRPRDGGPEIIPEERRPTYGSPINPSARDFPDDFIQTGVSSIDGLNPLVRGQKLPIFSGSGLPHNQLAAQIARQAAVLQRSDDAAKVGGKLEGEFAVVFAAMGITFEDADFFMSEFRSTAAIERAVLFLNLADDPAVERIATPRMALTTAEYLAFTCDMHVLVIYTDMTYYCEALREVSAARREVPGRRGYPGYLYTDLASMYERAGRIKGRKGSITQVPILTMPDDDKTHPIPDLTGYITEGQIILDRNLHRSGVYPPVAVLPSLSRLKQKGIGGGKTREDHADLSNQLFGAYAHGIQAKELAVILGEAALSDTDRAYVAFADAFEDRFIRQGAAEERSVTETLALGWELAGLLPRGELKRIKDELVERYLTSGDGA; encoded by the coding sequence GGCCTGGGGCGGCCGCGCGACGGCGGTCCCGAGATCATCCCCGAGGAGCGCCGGCCGACCTACGGCTCGCCGATCAACCCCTCGGCCCGCGACTTCCCGGACGACTTCATCCAGACGGGCGTGTCGTCCATCGACGGCCTGAACCCGCTGGTCCGCGGCCAGAAGCTGCCGATCTTCTCGGGCTCGGGCCTGCCGCACAACCAACTCGCCGCGCAGATCGCCCGCCAGGCGGCCGTGCTGCAGCGCAGCGACGACGCGGCCAAGGTGGGCGGCAAGCTCGAGGGCGAGTTCGCGGTGGTGTTCGCCGCGATGGGCATCACGTTCGAGGACGCGGACTTCTTCATGTCCGAGTTCCGCTCCACCGCGGCCATCGAGCGCGCGGTGCTCTTCCTCAACCTCGCCGACGACCCGGCCGTCGAGCGCATCGCCACGCCTCGCATGGCGCTCACGACCGCCGAGTACCTCGCGTTCACCTGCGACATGCACGTGCTCGTCATCTACACCGACATGACCTACTACTGCGAGGCGCTGCGCGAGGTCTCGGCCGCCCGTCGCGAGGTGCCGGGCCGCCGCGGCTACCCGGGCTACCTGTACACGGACCTCGCGTCGATGTACGAACGAGCCGGGCGCATCAAGGGCCGCAAGGGCTCCATCACCCAGGTGCCGATCCTCACCATGCCCGACGACGACAAGACGCACCCCATTCCCGACCTGACCGGCTACATCACCGAGGGCCAGATCATCCTCGACCGCAACCTGCACCGCTCCGGCGTCTACCCGCCGGTCGCGGTGCTCCCGTCCCTGTCGCGCCTCAAGCAGAAGGGCATCGGCGGCGGCAAGACGCGCGAGGACCATGCGGATCTGAGCAACCAGCTGTTCGGTGCCTACGCGCACGGCATCCAAGCCAAGGAGCTGGCCGTCATCCTCGGCGAGGCGGCGCTGTCCGACACGGACCGGGCATACGTCGCGTTCGCCGACGCGTTCGAGGACCGCTTCATCCGTCAGGGCGCGGCCGAGGAGCGCAGCGTGACAGAGACGCTGGCGCTCGGCTGGGAGCTGGCCGGCCTCCTGCCGCGTGGCGAGCTGAAGCGCATCAAGGACGAGCTCGTCGAGCGCTACCTGACTTCCGGAGACGGGGCGTAG